A genomic window from Bdellovibrio sp. SKB1291214 includes:
- the secG gene encoding preprotein translocase subunit SecG: MTTFVGIIHIIVALVLIVLVLIQDSKSNGALGMGGSSGSNSLLGATGAQSLAGKMTVWAAVIFAVTCLALSVFTSSATKSVVDTMPAATTAPVVPTAPATPSSEAGKPEDLTTPAATTTAPAAAPSVAPTAPAK; this comes from the coding sequence ATGACTACTTTTGTTGGAATTATCCATATCATCGTTGCTCTTGTTTTGATCGTTCTTGTTTTGATCCAAGACTCAAAAAGTAACGGCGCTTTGGGCATGGGCGGTAGCTCAGGTTCAAACAGCTTGTTGGGTGCAACAGGCGCACAATCTTTGGCTGGTAAAATGACAGTTTGGGCTGCAGTTATCTTCGCGGTGACTTGCTTGGCTTTGTCAGTTTTCACTTCATCAGCAACTAAATCTGTAGTTGATACTATGCCTGCAGCGACAACAGCTCCTGTCGTTCCGACGGCTCCTGCAACTCCGTCATCAGAAGCTGGCAAACCTGAAGATCTTACGACTCCTGCAGCAACGACAACGGCGCCTGCAGCAGCTCCATCTGTAGCTCCAACAGCTCCAGCAAAATAA
- a CDS encoding AgmX/PglI C-terminal domain-containing protein, with protein sequence MAKNNWLIPSLIGLGVLSVALSLVVSKFTEKQKVTVRPLARIDLNLGKVFVLRKNMTQKENLTRSASLYALDSVETGPDGDATMTFDSAYRIRVQENSLITLDEEYGRQVILIKRGDVQVEGYGRDGSVMISRDGVRWTATDYETNYRKQANSPNLPDMAPSTEGYAGKAATKEGLTSEFIQETLRTHRNSFFKCYTQLLQKTPGVVGQASVGFTIERTGKVSNPTVTSSTINDLSFKKCLTEAIRRVEFKSFAGDPISTVFPLKFE encoded by the coding sequence ATGGCGAAGAACAACTGGTTGATTCCATCCCTTATCGGTCTCGGTGTATTGAGCGTAGCTCTTTCTCTCGTAGTCTCTAAATTTACTGAAAAACAAAAAGTAACTGTTCGCCCTTTAGCGCGCATCGATTTGAATTTAGGCAAAGTCTTTGTTCTTCGCAAAAACATGACTCAAAAAGAAAACCTAACTAGGTCGGCGTCTTTATATGCTTTGGATTCTGTGGAAACAGGTCCTGATGGCGATGCCACAATGACTTTTGATTCAGCTTACCGCATTCGCGTTCAAGAGAATTCCTTAATCACCTTAGATGAAGAGTACGGCCGCCAAGTGATTTTAATCAAACGCGGTGATGTGCAGGTCGAAGGCTATGGTCGCGATGGCTCGGTCATGATTTCACGTGATGGTGTTCGCTGGACTGCGACTGATTACGAAACGAATTACCGCAAACAGGCCAATTCCCCAAACCTGCCTGATATGGCGCCCTCGACGGAAGGTTACGCAGGCAAAGCAGCTACCAAGGAAGGCCTTACGTCAGAGTTTATTCAAGAAACTCTTCGCACTCATAGAAATTCATTCTTTAAATGTTATACACAACTCTTGCAAAAAACTCCGGGCGTCGTGGGGCAAGCCTCTGTGGGCTTCACCATCGAACGCACTGGCAAGGTTAGCAATCCCACTGTGACATCATCGACGATCAACGATCTGTCTTTCAAAAAATGCCTGACAGAGGCCATTCGCCGCGTGGAATTTAAATCTTTCGCGGGCGACCCGATCTCGACAGTCTTCCCTTTAAAGTTTGAATAA
- a CDS encoding tetratricopeptide repeat protein — protein sequence MDKRLEMIEDENLRSVPVDPVGLRKYIIELLGSLTTVKKNHNKRVSILGEAGVHLRCLGDLKEAEQVLREALRIVNEEQLGLRREVQQKIRLAHVLQYQGQFKRSNALFEEVISVCRTNDEASELLDFALQHAGKNLFDQNRFTEALPLFEEAMKVRMKRNAPEDQIKSTAKAIARTKALLQN from the coding sequence ATGGATAAAAGACTTGAGATGATAGAAGATGAAAATCTGAGATCCGTTCCAGTCGATCCCGTGGGGTTGCGCAAATATATTATCGAGCTTTTAGGATCGCTAACCACCGTTAAAAAGAACCACAACAAGCGAGTCAGCATATTGGGTGAGGCCGGCGTTCACTTGAGATGTTTGGGTGATTTAAAAGAGGCCGAGCAAGTTCTACGGGAAGCTTTGCGCATTGTGAATGAAGAACAGCTGGGGCTTCGTCGCGAGGTTCAGCAAAAAATTAGATTGGCCCATGTACTGCAGTATCAGGGGCAATTCAAGCGCAGCAATGCATTGTTTGAAGAAGTCATTTCTGTGTGTCGTACAAATGACGAAGCTTCCGAACTTTTGGATTTTGCTCTTCAGCACGCCGGGAAAAATCTTTTCGATCAAAATAGATTTACGGAAGCTTTGCCTTTGTTTGAGGAAGCCATGAAGGTTCGCATGAAGCGGAATGCTCCCGAAGATCAAATCAAATCCACAGCAAAAGCCATCGCAAGAACCAAAGCTTTGCTGCAAAATTAA